In Dermochelys coriacea isolate rDerCor1 chromosome 10, rDerCor1.pri.v4, whole genome shotgun sequence, one DNA window encodes the following:
- the SSTR5 gene encoding somatostatin receptor type 5, whose amino-acid sequence MDHLYFSSAFGMEVSAQDVNSSSLMNMTDNRTMPGLPVSKDIHTVLISIIYLLVCAIGLSGNTLVIYVVLRYAKMKTVTNIYILNLAVADVLFMLGLPFLATQNAISYWPFGSFLCRLIMTVDGINQFTSIFCLTVMSMDRYLAVVHPIKSTKWRRPRVAKLISITVWTFSILVVLPVIIFSDVQEHLHTCNLNWPEPVNIWSAAFIIYTSVLGFFGPLMVICLCYLLIVIKVKSSGVRVGSSRCRRSERKVTRMVVIIVVVFVFCWLPFYILNIVNLISTLPEEPGLLGVYFFVVVLSYANSCANPILYGFLSDNFKQSFQKVLCLRKGNGVEDGDPTKHRQENSSRLQEAMLTQRNMEFNGHMQTSKV is encoded by the coding sequence ATGGATCATTTATATTTTTCCAGTGCTTTTGGCATGGAGGTCAGTGCCCAAGATGTAAATTCCTCCTCACTGATGAACATGACAGACAATAGGACTATGCCAGGACTGCCTGTGTCCAAAGACATTCACACAGTTCTTATCTCTATCATATATCTCCTTGTATGTGCAATCGGACTCAGTGGGAACACCCTGGTCATTTATGTGGTTTTGCGTTATGCCAAGATGAAAACAGTCACCAACATTTACATCTTGAATTTAGCAGTAGCTGATGTACTCTTCATGCTTGGCTTGCCGTTCCTGGCTACTCAGAACGCCATCTCTTACTGGCCCTTTGGCTCCTTTTTGTGTCGGCTCATTATGACCGTAGATGGCATTAATCAATTCACCAGTATCTTTTGCTTGACTGTCATGAGTATGGATCGCTACCTTGCAGTAGTTCATCCCATCAAGTCCACCAAATGGCGGCGTCCAAGGGTGGCCAAACTGATCAGTATAACAGTCTGGACTTTCTCAATCTTGGTGGTTCTTCCAGTCATTATATTTTCAGATGTTCAGGAACACCTTCACACCTGCAACTTGAACTGGCCAGAGCCAGTAAACATATGGTCAGCAGCCTTCATCATTTACACATCGGTCTTAGGATTTTTTGGACCCCTGATGGTGATCTGCCTCTGCTACCTGCTGATCGTGATTAAGGTCAAGTCTTCTGGGGTCCGAGTTGGGTCTTCAAGGTGCAGACGGTCAGAGAGGAAAGTGACCAGGATGGTGGTCATCATTGTGGTTGTCTTTGTGTTTTGCTGGCTCCCGTTTTATATACTGAACATTGTCAATTTGATATCCACCTTGCCAGAAGAACCTGGGTTACTTGGTGTTTACTTCTTTGTCGTGGTTCTGTCCTATGCAAACAGCTGTGCCAACCCCATACTTTATGGATTTCTCTCTGACAACTTCAAGCAGAGTTTTCAGAAAGTTTTATGTCTCCGGAAGGGTAATGGTGTTGAAGACGGAGATCCAACCAAGCACAGGCAGGAGAACAGCAGCCGCTTGCAAGAAGCAATGCTAACCCAGAGAAACATGGAATTCAATGGACATATGCAAACAAGTAAGGTGTAA